The following are encoded in a window of Campylobacter concisus ATCC 51562 genomic DNA:
- the lepB gene encoding signal peptidase I translates to MKKIFTKFYDFCSSWTGTVIIVLFVIFFIAQAFVIPSGSMKNTLLVGDFLFAKKFVYGIPTPRIPWLEVKILPELNDNGHLITGGGPARGDIVVFRYPKDEKTHFVKRCFATSEDEIVFTEKALYLRPKEGDNFIKANCRENLNGKESKFGYSCSDIAELDGKLFIKEPYRFSGIHYDENVNLFEQMIFMLNTNKDSVFMKPVLISSLPQNPNFNLNAFYVKVPKDEYFMIGDNRDHSNDSRFWGSVAYKDIVGQPWFIYFSWDKNYNVRWERIGRFVDTIENDEFFTNKALKEGEVDGLH, encoded by the coding sequence ATGAAAAAAATTTTTACTAAATTTTATGACTTTTGCTCGAGCTGGACTGGCACAGTCATCATCGTGCTTTTTGTTATATTTTTCATAGCTCAAGCCTTTGTTATCCCGTCTGGTTCGATGAAAAACACGCTTTTGGTTGGTGATTTTTTATTTGCAAAAAAATTTGTTTATGGCATACCAACACCAAGAATTCCATGGCTTGAGGTAAAAATTTTACCCGAGCTAAATGACAATGGGCATCTTATTACAGGTGGTGGCCCAGCAAGAGGCGATATAGTCGTCTTTCGTTATCCAAAAGATGAAAAAACCCACTTTGTAAAACGCTGCTTTGCCACAAGCGAAGATGAGATAGTATTTACCGAAAAAGCCTTATATTTGCGTCCAAAAGAGGGAGATAACTTTATAAAGGCAAACTGCCGTGAAAATTTAAACGGCAAAGAGAGTAAATTTGGCTACTCATGTAGCGATATAGCCGAGCTTGATGGCAAACTTTTCATAAAAGAGCCATATAGATTTAGCGGCATCCACTATGACGAAAATGTAAATTTATTTGAGCAGATGATTTTCATGCTAAATACAAATAAAGATAGTGTTTTTATGAAGCCAGTGCTAATTAGCTCACTACCGCAAAATCCAAATTTTAACCTTAATGCATTTTACGTCAAAGTACCAAAAGATGAATACTTCATGATAGGTGACAACCGCGATCACTCAAACGATAGCCGTTTTTGGGGAAGTGTGGCTTACAAGGACATAGTCGGTCAGCCTTGGTTTATATATTTTAGCTGGGACAAGAACTACAATGTGCGCTGGGAGCGTATCGGACGCTTTGTAGATACGATAGAAAATGACGAATTTTTCACTAACAAAGCTCTAAAAGAAGGCGAAGTAGATGGGCTTCATTGA
- a CDS encoding phosphatidylserine decarboxylase — translation MNKDNLFSQIFGKVARINFYKPLQEAINSFYIKLFKIDMSEFKSANEYKNLNELFTRRLIKPRDFDAADEMFISPVDGTCLSFGSTKELKAFSIKGMEYSVSELLGQNKLEGEYDFANIYLSPKDYHHYHAPCDIAIKKAIYIPGKLYSVAAKWLAKVDSLYTKNERVALSCETKNGKKLWLVFVGALNVGKMKFSFDERIQTNAMANFTQIYEYENLHIKKGERLGNFELGSTIVILSEKDTIEYNLFENKELKFAETIGLIK, via the coding sequence ATGAATAAAGACAATCTGTTTTCTCAAATTTTTGGAAAGGTTGCAAGGATTAACTTTTACAAACCACTTCAAGAGGCCATAAATTCTTTTTACATAAAGCTATTTAAGATAGATATGAGCGAGTTTAAGTCAGCAAATGAATATAAAAATTTAAATGAGCTTTTTACTAGAAGGCTCATAAAACCAAGAGATTTTGATGCAGCAGATGAGATGTTTATAAGCCCAGTTGATGGTACTTGTCTTAGTTTTGGCAGCACAAAGGAACTAAAGGCCTTTAGCATAAAAGGTATGGAGTATAGTGTAAGTGAACTATTGGGGCAGAACAAGCTTGAGGGCGAATATGACTTTGCAAATATCTATCTTAGCCCAAAAGATTATCATCATTATCATGCGCCTTGCGATATTGCCATTAAAAAAGCCATATATATTCCGGGTAAACTTTACAGCGTGGCTGCAAAATGGCTTGCAAAAGTAGACAGCCTTTATACAAAGAACGAACGCGTAGCGCTATCTTGTGAGACGAAAAATGGTAAAAAACTTTGGCTTGTTTTTGTAGGTGCGCTAAACGTTGGAAAGATGAAATTTAGCTTTGATGAGCGTATTCAGACAAATGCGATGGCAAATTTCACACAAATTTACGAGTATGAAAATTTACATATCAAAAAAGGTGAGCGACTTGGAAATTTCGAACTTGGCTCAACTATTGTGATACTTAGCGAAAAAGATACGATCGAATACAATCTTTTTGAAAACAAAGAGCTTAAATTTGCTGAGACTATCGGGCTTATAAAATAA
- a CDS encoding adenine phosphoribosyltransferase, giving the protein MKILDQKGKEFLLNSIRCINDFPKPGIVFRDITTLLNNKEAFNFLIDHLADRYDGASIDYIAGIESRGFIFGAALAARLRLPFVPIRKPKKLPYITLSQKYSLEYGVDEVQIHIDAFGEKAGARVLLMDDLIATGGTAKASVELINQTNATCVEACFLIDLVDLKGSKKLKSLTKIYSVLEV; this is encoded by the coding sequence ATGAAAATTTTAGATCAAAAAGGCAAAGAATTTTTACTAAACTCTATTCGCTGCATAAACGACTTTCCAAAGCCTGGCATAGTCTTTCGCGACATCACGACGCTGCTAAATAACAAAGAGGCATTTAACTTTTTGATAGATCATTTGGCTGATAGATATGATGGTGCTAGCATCGACTACATCGCTGGTATCGAGTCACGTGGCTTCATCTTTGGTGCAGCGCTCGCGGCAAGACTTAGGCTGCCTTTTGTGCCTATTCGCAAGCCAAAAAAACTGCCATATATCACGCTTTCTCAAAAATATAGCCTAGAGTATGGCGTGGACGAGGTGCAAATTCATATCGATGCCTTTGGCGAAAAAGCAGGCGCAAGAGTGCTTTTGATGGACGATCTCATAGCCACTGGAGGCACTGCAAAAGCATCAGTTGAGCTTATCAATCAAACTAACGCAACCTGCGTAGAAGCGTGCTTTCTCATAGATCTAGTCGATCTAAAAGGTAGCAAAAAGCTAAAGTCGCTTACTAAAATTTACAGCGTTTTAGAGGTTTAG
- a CDS encoding DUF4139 domain-containing protein codes for MKKALFLAASTLAFANENLIEIYTDQTIITQKFSDANSSFSAFVPEGVQSENITINGDCDANAYLKKISEENSPSYIKWKQEVANLNNKLEALNARGRFIEQALVEENKSNDVTKRAEEFYKFSLENIEKISAAKSELEALKENEPKSEMAGFLQLDMKFACDPKEATLSYMDDEAPKTLNEIYADTKNKNILIKQEILLTNPFASEVKNLKLAIYPTRYQKALAPSKFYPWYEESEAEADGYGASKNMLKAAKVTAEVADMRVQRDENEFAKIWKIDGINLAKGESKYITYDTQKMDANFSVFADFYGSLKAYNVASFKLNDDLTPAKTQFYVNGVSVGSPSEFEMKAKDEPSQLFLGQNELIELKKERLNKFKKSSLLGKERISEEGYEISVKNNSSKSVDVTLVERVPVSADEAVKVEVKGFDKKDISKDGKVELKFSLAPKEEFKKEYSYKITKPKI; via the coding sequence GTGAAAAAAGCGCTCTTTTTAGCGGCTTCTACGCTAGCCTTTGCAAATGAAAATCTAATAGAGATCTACACAGATCAAACCATCATCACTCAAAAATTTAGCGACGCAAATAGCTCTTTTAGCGCCTTTGTGCCAGAGGGTGTGCAGAGTGAGAACATCACTATAAATGGGGATTGTGACGCGAATGCTTATCTAAAAAAGATCAGCGAAGAAAATAGCCCAAGTTACATAAAATGGAAGCAAGAAGTTGCAAATTTAAACAATAAGCTTGAGGCGCTAAATGCAAGAGGTAGGTTTATAGAACAAGCTTTGGTAGAAGAAAACAAAAGTAACGATGTGACAAAAAGAGCTGAGGAGTTTTATAAATTTAGCCTAGAAAATATCGAGAAAATTTCAGCTGCTAAAAGTGAGCTTGAAGCGCTTAAAGAAAATGAGCCAAAGAGCGAGATGGCTGGATTTTTGCAGCTTGATATGAAATTTGCTTGCGACCCAAAAGAGGCGACGCTATCATACATGGATGATGAGGCCCCAAAGACGCTAAATGAAATTTATGCAGACACAAAAAACAAAAATATCTTGATAAAACAAGAAATTTTGCTCACTAATCCTTTTGCAAGTGAAGTTAAAAATTTAAAGCTCGCCATCTATCCGACCAGATATCAAAAGGCGCTTGCTCCAAGCAAGTTTTACCCTTGGTACGAGGAGAGTGAGGCGGAGGCTGATGGTTACGGCGCTTCAAAAAATATGCTAAAAGCCGCGAAAGTCACTGCTGAGGTCGCTGATATGCGTGTGCAAAGAGATGAGAATGAGTTTGCCAAAATTTGGAAGATAGATGGGATAAATTTAGCAAAAGGTGAGAGCAAATATATAACTTATGACACACAAAAAATGGATGCAAATTTTAGTGTTTTTGCTGATTTTTACGGCTCGCTAAAGGCATATAACGTAGCTAGTTTTAAGCTAAATGATGATCTAACTCCAGCTAAAACGCAGTTTTACGTTAATGGCGTGAGTGTTGGTAGTCCAAGTGAGTTTGAGATGAAAGCTAAAGATGAGCCATCTCAGCTCTTTTTAGGACAAAACGAGCTAATCGAACTTAAAAAAGAGCGCTTAAATAAATTTAAAAAGAGTTCGCTTCTTGGTAAGGAGCGCATAAGCGAAGAGGGCTATGAGATAAGTGTCAAAAATAACTCAAGTAAGAGCGTTGATGTCACTTTGGTGGAGCGCGTGCCAGTATCTGCTGATGAGGCGGTAAAGGTCGAGGTAAAGGGCTTTGACAAAAAAGATATCAGCAAAGATGGCAAGGTGGAACTTAAATTTAGCCTTGCACCAAAAGAGGAATTTAAAAAAGAGTACTCTTACAAGATCACAAAGCCAAAAATTTAG
- a CDS encoding c-type cytochrome, producing the protein MRSVFLFLLFCVAIFGADFITKTEYAKMLYLNPRGIGCDKCHGTKGEGSLISKYKHFDKKANKTVDDELRAPKINDIDFESFKAALTKPKGVMPSYFLTDEETTILYEYITNKINTPSKAVKAQNLSKPVTADTTQKQPEQSAKAAPATKPAEPAKTTTAKPAESAKTATTQASKPVVKPAANPKDNQKINLKTQNQKDKK; encoded by the coding sequence ATGCGGTCTGTTTTTTTGTTTTTGCTTTTTTGTGTGGCGATTTTTGGTGCTGATTTTATCACAAAGACCGAATATGCCAAGATGCTCTACCTAAATCCACGTGGCATAGGATGCGATAAATGTCACGGCACAAAGGGCGAGGGCAGTCTAATCTCTAAATACAAACACTTTGATAAAAAGGCAAACAAAACGGTTGACGATGAGCTTAGAGCGCCAAAGATAAATGATATAGATTTTGAAAGCTTTAAAGCCGCTTTAACTAAGCCAAAAGGCGTCATGCCAAGCTACTTTTTGACAGACGAGGAGACAACTATTCTTTATGAGTACATTACAAATAAGATAAATACTCCTTCAAAAGCAGTAAAAGCACAAAATTTAAGCAAGCCTGTTACTGCTGATACGACGCAAAAACAGCCAGAGCAATCTGCCAAAGCCGCCCCTGCTACAAAACCAGCAGAGCCAGCTAAAACTACCACAGCTAAGCCAGCTGAGTCAGCAAAAACCGCTACTACGCAAGCATCAAAGCCAGTAGTGAAACCAGCTGCAAACCCAAAAGATAATCAAAAAATAAATTTAAAAACACAAAATCAAAAGGATAAAAAATGA
- a CDS encoding DedA family protein produces MEEFFIELLKEYGYIILFVWCIMEGEMALIMAGILAHTTHMHIALAIFVAGLGGFVGDQIYFYLGRYNKKYIAKRLHTQRRKFAVAHIMLKKYGWPIIFLQRYMYGFRVIIPLCIGLTGYDAKKYAFINLISAWCWAAITTIPAWILGEHILVLLQKAKEHWYVAIPVVAIFMGLLIYTFKRIENKILNERRDRRHAVSNS; encoded by the coding sequence ATGGAAGAATTTTTTATAGAACTGCTTAAAGAGTACGGCTACATCATACTTTTTGTCTGGTGCATCATGGAGGGTGAGATGGCCTTAATAATGGCTGGAATTCTCGCTCACACCACGCATATGCATATAGCACTTGCTATCTTTGTGGCTGGACTTGGAGGCTTTGTGGGTGATCAAATTTACTTCTACCTTGGCCGTTACAATAAAAAATACATCGCAAAAAGGCTTCACACGCAGCGGAGAAAATTTGCAGTGGCGCACATAATGCTGAAAAAATACGGCTGGCCGATCATCTTCTTGCAACGCTATATGTACGGCTTTCGCGTCATCATCCCGCTTTGCATAGGGCTTACTGGCTATGACGCTAAAAAATACGCCTTTATAAATTTGATCAGCGCTTGGTGCTGGGCGGCGATCACCACCATACCTGCTTGGATACTTGGCGAGCATATATTAGTGCTTCTTCAAAAGGCAAAAGAGCATTGGTATGTCGCTATCCCAGTGGTTGCCATATTTATGGGGCTTTTGATCTACACATTTAAGCGCATCGAAAATAAAATTTTAAATGAAAGGAGAGACAGAAGACATGCAGTTTCAAATAGTTGA
- a CDS encoding leucyl aminopeptidase produces MQFQIVDKKLKDIKADIELIFVVDKDLKHKFIGDKEAIKFNNYKGDSVLILSEAKRAYVPLSKLDLDELRVAAAKAYNALKSLNIKSIKLASYVAECQKLSFEALAEGFLLGSYEFNKYKEKKEKYTLKEIIFSTEEFSGKKVDLKAANEGFKEAEIIASATNFTKDIVNEIPEIYTPQKMAEDAQNLAKNITSIKCEVYDEKFLAKENMNAFLAVNRASVHKPRLIHLTYKPKKSKKRIIFVGKGLTYDSGGLSLKPADYMLTMKSDKSGAAAALGIIKGAAELNLPFEIHAILGATENMIGGNAYKPDDVLISRSGVSIEVRNTDAEGRLVLADCLSYAQDFKPDILIDMATLTGACVVGLGEYTTGIMGNSESLKNEFKSKIKDSGELATTLDFNPYLSELIKSQIADVSNCASSRYGGAITAGMFLAKFIKDEYKDKWLHLDIAGPAYREKAWGYNQAGASGAGVRMNLYFLQALSKEN; encoded by the coding sequence ATGCAGTTTCAAATAGTTGATAAAAAATTAAAAGATATAAAAGCTGATATTGAACTAATTTTTGTAGTAGATAAGGACTTAAAACATAAATTTATAGGCGATAAAGAGGCTATTAAATTTAACAATTACAAAGGCGATAGCGTCCTCATCCTAAGCGAGGCAAAAAGGGCTTACGTGCCACTTTCTAAGCTTGATCTTGACGAGCTTAGAGTTGCAGCTGCGAAAGCTTATAACGCGCTAAAATCGCTAAACATCAAGAGTATAAAGCTAGCTTCTTACGTAGCGGAGTGTCAAAAACTAAGCTTTGAAGCGCTAGCTGAGGGCTTTTTACTTGGAAGCTATGAATTTAACAAGTATAAAGAGAAAAAAGAAAAATACACCCTAAAAGAGATCATCTTTTCTACTGAAGAATTTTCTGGCAAAAAGGTCGATCTAAAGGCAGCAAACGAGGGCTTTAAAGAGGCGGAGATAATAGCAAGTGCTACAAATTTCACAAAAGATATCGTAAATGAAATCCCAGAAATTTACACACCGCAAAAGATGGCCGAGGATGCGCAAAATTTAGCCAAAAACATCACAAGCATAAAGTGCGAGGTCTATGACGAGAAATTTCTAGCAAAAGAGAATATGAACGCATTTTTGGCGGTAAATCGTGCAAGCGTGCATAAACCAAGACTCATCCACCTAACCTACAAGCCTAAAAAGTCTAAAAAACGCATCATCTTTGTCGGCAAAGGGCTAACATACGATAGCGGCGGACTTAGCTTGAAGCCGGCTGATTATATGCTAACAATGAAGTCAGACAAAAGCGGCGCAGCAGCAGCTCTTGGCATCATAAAGGGTGCGGCGGAGCTAAATTTACCATTTGAAATTCACGCCATTTTAGGTGCTACTGAAAATATGATAGGTGGCAATGCCTACAAACCTGATGACGTGCTTATTTCAAGAAGCGGCGTTAGCATAGAGGTTAGAAACACCGATGCAGAGGGACGCTTGGTGCTAGCTGACTGCCTAAGCTACGCACAGGACTTCAAACCAGATATCTTAATCGACATGGCAACCCTAACTGGCGCTTGCGTCGTGGGGCTTGGCGAGTACACGACTGGCATCATGGGCAACAGTGAGAGTCTAAAAAACGAGTTTAAAAGCAAGATAAAAGATAGCGGCGAGCTAGCGACTACGCTTGATTTTAATCCTTATCTTAGCGAGCTTATCAAAAGCCAGATCGCAGATGTTAGCAACTGCGCTTCAAGCAGGTATGGCGGTGCGATCACAGCTGGCATGTTTCTAGCTAAATTTATCAAAGATGAGTATAAAGATAAGTGGCTACACCTCGATATCGCTGGCCCAGCATACCGCGAAAAGGCTTGGGGATACAACCAAGCAGGTGCGAGCGGAGCTGGCGTTAGGATGAATTTATACTTTTTACAAGCACTTAGCAAGGAGAATTGA
- the rpiB gene encoding ribose 5-phosphate isomerase B, whose product MKIDKVFLASDHAGFELKNELKEAIKGLGYEVVDLGTNDKNSVDYPDYAHLLASKLEPNCYGVLVCGTGIGISIAANRHENVRCALCHDEFTARLAREHNDANVIALGARVIGAGVAISAVEAFLKTEFAGGRHERRVKKIELEEAK is encoded by the coding sequence ATGAAGATAGACAAAGTTTTCTTAGCTAGCGATCACGCTGGTTTTGAGCTAAAAAACGAGCTTAAAGAGGCTATTAAAGGGCTTGGATACGAAGTAGTTGATCTTGGCACAAACGATAAAAATAGCGTTGATTACCCTGATTATGCGCATTTGCTAGCGAGCAAGCTTGAGCCTAACTGCTACGGCGTGCTAGTTTGTGGCACAGGCATAGGCATATCAATAGCCGCAAACAGGCACGAAAACGTAAGGTGTGCCCTTTGCCATGACGAATTTACCGCTAGACTTGCCAGAGAGCACAACGACGCAAACGTGATCGCTCTTGGCGCAAGAGTTATCGGCGCTGGCGTGGCTATCTCGGCGGTTGAAGCCTTTTTAAAGACTGAGTTTGCAGGCGGCAGACACGAAAGAAGAGTCAAAAAAATAGAGCTTGAGGAAGCCAAATGA
- the folD gene encoding bifunctional methylenetetrahydrofolate dehydrogenase/methenyltetrahydrofolate cyclohydrolase FolD, producing MKILDGKAVSLKVKESVKVRAEELKKFGIEPTLAVILVGEDKASQTYVRAKEKACNEYGIKSVAHRLSENTTQAELLALINVLNLDDSIHGILVQLPLPKHIDTNTVLATIDPQKDVDGFHAVNVGKLVSGLDGFVPCTPLGVMEILKEYDIDVAGLNAVVIGRSNIVGKPMANLLLNASATVTVTHSKTKNLKEICKNANLIVAAIGKPFFLKADMVKDGAVVVDVGINRLDDGRLVGDVDFDEVAPKCSYITPVPGGVGPMTIAMLLNNTILAAQAKIASHKRA from the coding sequence ATGAAAATTTTAGACGGCAAAGCCGTATCTTTAAAGGTCAAAGAAAGCGTAAAAGTAAGAGCTGAAGAACTAAAAAAATTTGGCATAGAGCCAACCCTAGCTGTCATCTTAGTAGGCGAAGATAAAGCATCTCAAACATACGTTAGAGCCAAAGAAAAAGCCTGCAACGAATACGGCATAAAAAGTGTAGCTCACCGTCTAAGCGAAAATACAACCCAAGCAGAGCTTCTAGCGCTTATAAATGTGCTAAATTTAGACGATAGCATCCATGGAATTTTAGTACAATTGCCACTTCCAAAACATATAGATACAAACACCGTTTTAGCAACGATCGATCCACAAAAAGATGTAGATGGCTTTCATGCTGTAAATGTTGGCAAACTTGTTAGCGGACTTGATGGCTTTGTGCCTTGCACACCGCTTGGTGTGATGGAAATTTTAAAAGAGTATGACATTGATGTGGCTGGACTAAACGCGGTAGTGATTGGCAGAAGTAATATCGTTGGCAAGCCTATGGCAAATTTGCTTTTAAACGCCTCGGCAACCGTTACCGTGACTCACAGCAAAACTAAAAATTTAAAAGAAATTTGCAAAAATGCCAACCTCATCGTCGCAGCCATTGGCAAGCCATTTTTCTTAAAGGCTGACATGGTAAAGGATGGCGCAGTAGTCGTTGATGTGGGCATAAACAGACTTGATGATGGCAGGCTTGTGGGCGATGTAGATTTTGACGAGGTTGCACCAAAATGCTCATACATCACGCCTGTCCCTGGCGGCGTTGGTCCGATGACGATTGCGATGCTTTTAAATAACACAATCCTTGCAGCCCAAGCTAAGATAGCTAGCCACAAAAGAGCGTAA
- a CDS encoding site-2 protease family protein, which translates to MGFIDNMDIVKIATIVISLIIAIVGHEIAHGYVAYKFGDNTAKNLGRLSINPIKHIDPVGTIIVPLVLYLSTGMMFGWAKPVPVNTYTVVRNGGYKAAIYVSLAGICYNVILGILSLFVLKALLNIETFEIVLQFLFTLALLNLMLAIFNLYPIPPLDGFHALEYALRNFGFHALAEKLEGISRYGFVILIIILVSPLKDTIFYPTRYVLDIASAFING; encoded by the coding sequence ATGGGCTTCATTGATAACATGGACATAGTTAAAATCGCCACTATCGTCATCTCTCTAATAATCGCCATCGTCGGCCACGAGATCGCTCATGGCTATGTCGCTTATAAATTTGGCGACAACACCGCAAAAAACCTTGGCAGGCTTAGCATAAACCCTATAAAACATATTGACCCAGTTGGCACCATCATCGTACCGCTGGTACTTTACCTAAGCACTGGTATGATGTTTGGCTGGGCAAAGCCAGTGCCTGTAAATACCTACACAGTCGTGCGAAATGGCGGCTACAAGGCAGCTATATACGTAAGTCTAGCTGGCATTTGCTACAACGTCATCTTAGGCATCTTGTCGCTTTTTGTGTTAAAGGCTCTGCTAAATATAGAAACCTTTGAAATTGTACTTCAGTTTTTATTTACGCTTGCGCTTTTAAATTTGATGTTAGCCATCTTTAATCTCTATCCGATCCCGCCACTTGACGGCTTTCACGCGCTCGAGTACGCACTTAGAAATTTTGGCTTTCACGCACTGGCTGAAAAGCTTGAGGGCATCTCAAGATATGGCTTTGTCATCCTTATTATCATCCTTGTTTCGCCGTTAAAAGATACTATCTTTTATCCGACAAGATACGTTTTAGATATCGCAAGTGCCTTTATAAATGGCTAA
- the ychF gene encoding redox-regulated ATPase YchF — protein sequence MGLSVGIVGLPNVGKSTTFNALTKAQNAESANYPFCTIEPNKAIVPVPDKRLNELAKIVSPNKIQYSTIEFVDIAGLVKGASSGEGLGNKFLSNIRETELILHIVRCFEDENITHVEGSVDPVRDIEIIQTELILADIEQLNKKIEKLTREAKANAKGAKEALEIANLLLAHLNEGKSASSFEQRDSEAFLALNKELRLLSAKEVVYGANVDEEGLSEDNKFVKALKEYAKASDHEVIKLCAKVEEELIGLSDEEAHEFLASLGTSESGLEKIIRTSFAKLNLISYFTAGVVEVRAWTITKGWKAPKAASVIHNDFERGFIRAEVISYDDYIAHGGENGAKEAGKMRLEGKDYVVQDGDVMHFRFNV from the coding sequence ATGGGACTTTCAGTTGGAATCGTAGGCCTACCAAATGTGGGCAAATCAACGACATTTAATGCACTTACAAAGGCGCAAAATGCCGAGAGTGCAAACTATCCGTTTTGCACTATCGAGCCAAATAAAGCCATCGTGCCAGTACCTGATAAACGCCTAAATGAGCTTGCAAAGATAGTAAGTCCTAATAAAATTCAATATTCAACCATCGAATTTGTAGATATCGCTGGTCTTGTGAAGGGTGCAAGTTCTGGTGAGGGACTTGGCAATAAATTTTTATCAAACATCAGAGAGACCGAGCTTATTTTACACATAGTTCGCTGCTTTGAGGATGAAAACATCACCCACGTCGAGGGTAGCGTCGATCCAGTAAGAGACATCGAGATCATCCAAACTGAGCTGATACTAGCTGACATCGAGCAGCTAAACAAAAAGATAGAAAAGCTCACAAGAGAGGCGAAAGCAAATGCAAAAGGTGCTAAAGAGGCGCTTGAGATAGCAAATTTACTCCTTGCTCACCTAAATGAAGGCAAAAGTGCAAGTAGCTTTGAGCAAAGAGATAGCGAGGCATTTTTGGCACTTAACAAAGAGCTAAGACTTCTAAGTGCAAAAGAGGTAGTTTATGGCGCAAATGTCGATGAAGAGGGACTTAGCGAAGATAATAAATTTGTAAAAGCGCTAAAAGAGTACGCAAAAGCCTCAGATCACGAGGTAATCAAGCTTTGCGCCAAAGTAGAAGAGGAACTAATCGGACTAAGCGACGAGGAGGCTCACGAGTTTTTAGCCTCTCTTGGCACGAGCGAAAGCGGTCTTGAAAAGATCATAAGAACGTCTTTTGCAAAGCTAAATTTGATAAGCTATTTCACCGCTGGCGTCGTTGAAGTAAGAGCTTGGACGATCACAAAGGGCTGGAAAGCACCGAAAGCAGCAAGCGTCATTCACAACGACTTTGAGAGGGGCTTTATTAGAGCTGAAGTGATAAGCTATGACGACTATATCGCACATGGCGGTGAAAACGGAGCCAAAGAGGCTGGCAAGATGAGACTTGAGGGCAAAGACTACGTCGTGCAAGATGGCGACGTGATGCACTTTAGGTTTAATGTCTAA
- a CDS encoding metallophosphoesterase → MGLLRIIIGAFIFSFLINFYSYNRFIKKVSFFIPHLAKIRILLYVICILEFIFVLQIRFSFLSIELYLIAGTLIGFSLFLFAVSLFYDILRSIFSKSNFSPTRRKFIKFCFDITFVIFVIACFLKGIFNALTPPKIRQVDIKIKNLQSTLKIAMITDVHIGEFLQKDFMKKLVNDINLANPDIVVIVGDLVDVNVAFIGDFLEPLKSLKSTYGTFYVPGNHEYYHGVDGILEKISSLGIEILGNKNKKIASINLAGVYDLAGIRFKHLEPNLDEALTGRDPSLPTILLSHQPKFIKSMQQDVDLVLCGHTHAGQIFPFGLLVLLDQGFLHGLYKINDKMQAYVSSGAGFWGPPVRIFAPSEIAILNLSKE, encoded by the coding sequence TTGGGACTTTTGAGAATTATTATTGGAGCATTTATATTTAGTTTTCTTATAAATTTTTATTCATATAACCGTTTCATAAAAAAGGTTTCATTTTTTATACCACATCTTGCAAAAATCAGGATACTTTTATATGTTATTTGTATTCTTGAGTTTATATTTGTTCTTCAGATCAGGTTTTCATTCTTAAGCATTGAGCTTTATTTGATCGCTGGCACGCTTATAGGATTTTCACTATTTTTGTTTGCTGTTAGTCTATTTTACGATATTTTACGTAGTATTTTTTCTAAGAGTAATTTTAGTCCAACAAGACGAAAATTTATAAAATTTTGTTTTGATATTACATTTGTTATTTTTGTAATTGCTTGTTTTTTAAAAGGTATTTTCAATGCTTTAACACCACCAAAGATCAGACAAGTAGATATAAAAATAAAAAATTTACAAAGCACCTTAAAAATAGCCATGATAACGGACGTGCATATAGGAGAATTTCTGCAGAAAGATTTTATGAAAAAACTCGTCAATGACATAAATTTGGCAAATCCTGACATCGTAGTGATAGTGGGCGACTTAGTTGATGTAAATGTTGCTTTTATAGGAGATTTTTTGGAGCCATTAAAAAGTCTTAAAAGCACTTATGGGACTTTTTATGTCCCTGGCAATCATGAGTATTATCACGGGGTAGATGGTATTTTAGAAAAGATCAGTTCTCTTGGCATAGAAATTTTAGGTAATAAAAACAAAAAAATTGCGAGTATAAATCTAGCTGGCGTTTACGATTTGGCTGGCATTAGGTTTAAACATTTAGAGCCAAATTTAGATGAGGCATTGACAGGACGTGACCCATCGCTACCTACTATCTTGCTCTCTCATCAGCCAAAATTTATAAAATCAATGCAGCAAGACGTTGATCTGGTGCTTTGCGGTCATACACACGCTGGTCAAATTTTTCCTTTTGGCCTTTTGGTCTTACTTGATCAGGGATTTTTACATGGCCTTTATAAGATTAATGATAAAATGCAAGCTTATGTTAGCAGTGGTGCTGGATTTTGGGGGCCTCCTGTTAGAATTTTTGCTCCAAGCGAGATTGCAATATTAAATTTAAGTAAGGAATAA